A section of the Chelmon rostratus isolate fCheRos1 chromosome 16, fCheRos1.pri, whole genome shotgun sequence genome encodes:
- the LOC121619567 gene encoding visinin-like: MGNTKSGAVSKEILEDLKLNTKFSETEIVQWYDNFKRQCPTGRISKQEFQAIYSKFFPESDAQTYAQHVFRSFDTNDDGTLDFKEYIIALHMTSTGKTNRKLEWAFSLFDVDKNGYITKSEVKEICTAIFKLIPKDEVADLPDDENTAEKRADKLWKYFEKGENDRVAEGEFIQGVLDNDDALRLIQYQPSK; encoded by the exons aTGGGTAACACCAAGAGCGGCGCTGTGTCCAAGGAGATCCTGGAGGACCTGAAACTCAACACAAAGTTCTCAGAGACTGAGATTGTCCAGTGGTACGACAACTTCAAGAGGCAGTGTCCAACAGGGCGCATCTCGAAACAGGAGTTTCAGGCCATCTACAGCAAGTTCTTCCCAGAAAGCGATGCCCAAACGTACGCCCAGCACGTCTTCCGCTCCTTCGACACAAACGACGACGGCACGCTGGACTTCAAGGAGTACATCATCGCCCTCCACATGACATCAACGGGAAAGACCAACAGGAAACTGGAGTGGGCCTTCTCGCTGTTTGATGTGGACAAGAACGGATACATTACCAAGTCAGAGGTCAAGGAAATCTGCACG GCGATTTTCAAGCTGATTCCTAAAGATGAAGTGGCTGACCTGcctgatgatgaaaacacagctgagaagAGGGCAGATAAACTCTGGAAGTACTTTGAGAAGGGTGAAAACG ACCGAGTGGCGGAAGGAGAGTTCATCCAGGGAGTGTTGGACAATGACGACGCCCTTCGCTTGATTCAGTATCAGCCTTCGAAGTAA
- the LOC121619919 gene encoding transmembrane protein 238-like, giving the protein MPLEELQENLVMALCDGLSHCKLALAFAVLMDLLGGAALLVGVFAPLEIRGQDFGDLLVYTGALFVLTSLAGWVLWYSGNIDGLTTRKEQGHIGSAVDRLARNLSRKFRTYRSQR; this is encoded by the exons ATGCCTCTGGAGGAACTTCAGGAAAA TTTGGTTATGGCCCTGTGCGACGGCCTCTCCCACTGTAAACTGGCTCTGGCCTTCGCTGTGCTCATGGACTTACTGGGAGGAGCCGCCCTGCTGGTGGGAGTCTTCGCCCCACTGGAGATCAGAGGACAGGACTTTGGAGACTTACTGGTCTATACTG GAGCTCTGTTCGTGCTCACGTCTCTGGCCGGATGGGTGTTGTGGTACAGCGGAAACATCGATGGCCTGACGACGCGGAAGGAGCAGGGACACATCGGCAGCGCCGTCGACCGGCTGGCTCGCAACCTCAGCCGCAAGTTCCGCACATACAGGAGCCAACGCTGA
- the LOC121619903 gene encoding coiled-coil domain-containing protein 106-like — translation MNPPTSRDDASPPEHYMPQSSSSSSLAAAGGGGGGGLYLDAYEVSFPLEESIERPPVYHLNPGQQMMDEPVVQEPPHSQYSPFLLVSNLRAHLYVALEKNAWLQKRIEELEEERNFLRCQLDRFIVSMRSPEVTEWCGDPQRGVKVQPASSPSPPSPMTTRSGMTLKRLQGPGPRTRRSTTIPVKQEFHLEEDKYYTEDEYVEEEEEEEDDDDSAVEKGSKKKGRGRSNGEPRMKMRRIFRITHGRERQRVKDPDGVLIRYKKILSTYQRVRSMSRAFQIHGVDRNTMASTSPIAELLLVAPEKVAEVGEFEASKEKLLDYARRCYKTMDDQTHAKVQTMKKTHKLLPISYRFRN, via the exons ATGAATCCTCCAACCAGCAGAGACGATGCGAGCCCGCCAG agCACTACATGCCCcagtcttcatcatcatcatcattagcagcagcaggaggaggaggaggtggaggtctGTATCTGGATGCCTATGAGGTCTCTTTTCCTCTGGAGGAGAGCATTGAGAGACCACCTGTGTATCACCTGAACCCGGGCCAGCAGATGATGGACG AGCCCGTGGTGCAGGAGCCTCCTCACTCTCAGTACAGCCCTTTCCTCCTGGTGTCTAACCTGCGAGCTCACCTGTACGTCGCTCTGGAGAAGAACGCCTGGCTGCAGAAGCGCAtcgaggagctggaggaggagcgcAACTTCCTGCGCTGTCAGCTGGACCGTTTCATCGTCAGCATGAGGAGTCCAGAGG TGACAGAGTGGTGTGGAGACCCCCAGCGTGGTGTGAAGGTCCAGCCCGCCAGCTCTCCCTCGCCTCCCTCCCCCATGACCACCAGGTCTGGCATGACCCTCAAACGCCTTCAGGGACCAGGACCCCGGACCCGCCGCAGCACCACCATCCCCG TCAAGCAGGAGTTTCACCTGGAGGAGGATAAGTACTACACCGAGGACGAGTacgtggaggaggaggaggaggaggaggacgacgacgACTCGGCGGTGGAGAAGGGCTCAAAGAAGAAGGGCAGAGGGCGATCCAACGGAGAGccgaggatgaagatgaggaggatcTTCAGGATCACCCacgggagggagagacagagag TTAAAGACCCAGACGGGGTTTTGATCCGTTATAAGAAGATCCTGTCCACCTACCAGCGGGTGAGGAGCATGTCCCGAGCCTTCCAGATCCACGGAGTTGACCGAAACACCATGGCCTCCACCTCGCCAATCgccgagctgctgctggtggcacCAGAGAAG GTGGCGGAGGTCGGTGAGTTCGAGGCGTCGAAGGAGAAGCTTTTGGATTACGCCCGCCGGTGCTACAAGACCATGGACGACCAGACGCACGCCAAAGTCCAGACCATGAAGAAGACCCACAAGCTGCTGCCGATCTCCTACAGATTCAGAAactga